A stretch of DNA from Asticcacaulis sp.:
CCAGGTCTGCGCCTTGTCGATCCACATCAGCGGCGTGTGAATTTCATAGGGTCGCTCGATACCCAGTTGCAGGACTGTCTGCATGGCCTGGAGGGTCCCGTTGCGGCAATCGGGATAGCCGGAAAAATCGGTTTCGCACATGCCGCCGACCAGGTGATCCAGGCCGCGCCGATCGGCCACAGCCGCCGCATAGACGAAGAACACGAGATTGCGCCCCGGCACGAAGGAGGACGGCAGGCCGCGCCCGGTCATGACGATCTCGGTCTCGCGCGTCAGCGAGGATTCCGCCACGGCGCCGAAACCGCGCAGGTCGCAGACATGGTCTTCGCCGAGACGTGTCGCCCACCCCGGAAAAACCTCGCGGAACTTTTCCAGCACCGTGGTTCGGGTCGTCATCTCGATGGCATGGCGCTGGCCGTAATCGAACCCGATCGTCTCCACACGCTCGAAATGGGTCAGGGCCCAGGCGAGGCAGACGCTGGAATCCTGCCCCCCGGAAAAGAGGACAAGCGCGGATTTGGCGGCGGGAACACGATCCAGGGACGCGGACATGGAACGAAAACTTTCGATGCTGTGAAGTCCTCATCTAAAACGCGCCTTTACGACGTTTTGCAAGCCTTTTGACGCGACGCAAAAACGGTTTCCTTTGACGTTTACGTCAAGCTGGCCAATTATAGGCGGGCGAGAGGTGCAATCCATGACCCAGCTTTTTTTCCGACATGTTCGGCACGATTATCGACAATACGCCCTACATGAAGGCAATCGGCGCCTATTATGCCGGCGCTTCGGAAGACGGCATCACCATGGCTATGCCATGGCGTGAAGATCTGGTCGGTGATCCTGAAACCAGAGTCATCGCCTCAGGCGTGGTTACGGCTCTGCTCGATAACTGTTGCGGCATGGCGGTATGGGACAGGATCAACGCATTCAAGCCGGTCGCCACCCTCGACCTGCGCATCGACTATATGCGCCCAGCCCTTCCCGGCCACGAATTGAAGGTGACCGCCAAATGCTACAAGCTGACGCGCAGTATCGGTTTTGTTCGCGCCTTCGCCTATGAAACCAGCGTTGAGGATCCGGTAGCCGCAGCGCAGGGCGCCTTCATTGTGACGGCTTTGAAATCCGATGCCGGAGACGTGAAATCATGACTAAACCGGACGCCGTATTGAAGGATATTCCGTTCGCCAGCTTTTTGGGTGTGCGCCTGGAACTGGCCGGCGACGAACTGACCGCCCACCTCCCTTTCGCCCCGCACCTGATCGGTAATCCGATGATCCCGGCCCTGCATGGCGGCGTTATTGGCGCCTTCATGGAAATCACCGCCATGGCGCAACTGAAACACCACGGCAATTTCGACCATGTCCC
This window harbors:
- a CDS encoding PaaI family thioesterase; translated protein: MFGTIIDNTPYMKAIGAYYAGASEDGITMAMPWREDLVGDPETRVIASGVVTALLDNCCGMAVWDRINAFKPVATLDLRIDYMRPALPGHELKVTAKCYKLTRSIGFVRAFAYETSVEDPVAAAQGAFIVTALKSDAGDVKS
- the queC gene encoding 7-cyano-7-deazaguanine synthase QueC, yielding MSASLDRVPAAKSALVLFSGGQDSSVCLAWALTHFERVETIGFDYGQRHAIEMTTRTTVLEKFREVFPGWATRLGEDHVCDLRGFGAVAESSLTRETEIVMTGRGLPSSFVPGRNLVFFVYAAAVADRRGLDHLVGGMCETDFSGYPDCRNGTLQAMQTVLQLGIERPYEIHTPLMWIDKAQTWALSEELGGEALVDLILEETTTCYKGVRGERYAWGYGCGECPACQLRKTGFEHFLEARTPAER
- a CDS encoding PaaI family thioesterase; its protein translation is MTKPDAVLKDIPFASFLGVRLELAGDELTAHLPFAPHLIGNPMIPALHGGVIGAFMEITAMAQLKHHGNFDHVPKPIDVNVQYLRSGKPLDTHAQAVVKRIGRTISSVEVSAWQETRQSPIATLQAHFLMD